The nucleotide window GCCACTAAACAAAAGCAAGCATTCCAAAAACAGGATTGGTCAACAAAGCTCTCTTACGGAATTAAAGTTTCCCAGCTCCAAAAATGGTGTAGGGCCAAAAAAAGTACTTCATTTTCTGCCTTAAAATATGGTGCAGGAAAGATTTTAAAGAACAGAAAAAGATAATGGTTGAATTCTGATCACAGGAGAAAGATTCAACTGTAAGATATTTTGTGCTTGTCTCCTGACCTCATCATCAGACAATGACTTATTAAATTTAATGACTGTAGACTTGAGCAAATCGTATCTGTCTTTGTCCAGAGCTGACCTTGCATTCAATGGAATGAGGCATCTCATTTTCTTTTCAGGTGGTGCTTCAGAAATGCCACCAACTTGCTTTCGTTTTTTGCTTGGGTCAGTCTCCTGTTTTTGTCCATACTTGTTTTGGATTTTACCAACAATGCCCTTCTGGGTTTTCAAATTAGACCTAGCTTGAATGATACCATTGTAATTCTGGGAAGGATGCTCCAAAACTCGTCCATTCAATATATCAGAAGCGTTGCATGCATTGTTTTCCTTTAAGATCCTGCCATTAGATCCTTTTAAGATTGTTCCATTTAGAGGTTTGATATGATTTTCAAGCGTAGGCATCTTTTTGATTATGAATTGGTATGTTTTGGCATCCACGTGTTCCTCTGCACCACGTGTGTTCTTTCCCTTTGAGGTCTGTTTCGTTGATGAAACTAGCATGTGATGTTGCTTAAGTTTTGCATCTAAAGGAACTAAAGTTTCTAAAACAACAGAAAGTCTCATTGCAGGGTAAACACCAGGATAAACATTGTGTGGAAGGTCTACAGCTTTAGATTTCTCAGCTCCTGACTGTTTCAGAGACCTCAACAACAAATTTGTGGAACCTTTGGCAGAGTGTCTATTTGGAACTGTTGAATGACTGACAGAAAGTGCTGCTGCAGTATTTGACACTTTGCTAGAAGAGTTTTTTGATTGTGATTTAGAAGATATTGATACAGTAGAGGTAATTTTTGGAGTACACGTTGCACTCTGGGGAGGAGTGTCTGCTGTTGTGGAACTGTAGCCATAGACATCTTTGCTGCTCAGAATTGTCGGCTGATAACCTTCCTCCCGAAGTCCTTGCAAAAAGGTTACAAgctgtgtctcagtgtctgttaGGTCTTTAGACATTGGATTGAAGACTCTGAGGGCTTCTTCAAGTGCCCTTTTACCTGCAGATGAAATTCTTGACCAAGAGTGGACAGCTTTTTCCTCCATATGACTCTCCTCAACATTCATGGCATTAGATTCCAAGGATCTTTTTGCAAGTcacaaacctttaaaaaaaaacagacagcaGTGGAGACATCAAAAGAAATGCAAAGAAGCAATAATTAGAAAAACGCAAAATAAAAGCCAAACATTATTATATCTCATACCAAAGGTAGCAATACTAACTGGCTTAATCAAATGTCATTAACCTGTTTATTACTGTATACATAAATCTATACTTATAAAGTGTGTCATAAGACAgaatacttttattatttatttttcggtTTTTACCCATATCCTTTTTTTATGTCATAAGGACATACTGCTTTTTGGGGGTTTTCTAAACCAATTTTGTAACTACATTTACATGATTGTTATGGATAATTTATATAAATCTTTTGCTTAAAATCAGGGGTATCTTTCAATGAAAGTTTAGATACACAGTTACAAACatgtgcaaaaaacaaaaacaaaaactatccAACACAGTAAAGGGTGATAAAACCACAGGGTCTCATTTtgcattctttaaccccttaaggaccaaacatctggaataaaagggaatcatgacatgtcacacacgtcatgtgtccttaaggggttaaattgtgtgCAACCTAAATTGTTATTCTCTTTTCAAATCCTATTAGTTTTGTTTTTCCCAGAAGAGGTGAATGCATATTTTAGCTACATTGCATTACCAGACATTCAATTCTTATGAAGTTAGAGCAACAATTACATTGCAAAAGAACGATACCCTCAAATAATAGGAGCAAAGGTTGCAGTTTTGTGGGTGCCAGGTTTATGTCTACATAGTAAAGGTTACTCAtaataatcaaactgaaaaatgtCTACTTAGCTATGTTTTCACTCAGcttttatggccttaaaggaacaatataggcacccagaccacttaagcacagacagccactagaggtgcttttgacgctggacgtccttatgctctgcattgattcaatgctttcctatgggagggcctatgctttcctatgggagggcctaatgcgcagGGCATAGTATCCTTTTTAAATACGTAATGGTATCTCTTTAAATATGCAATTCACTAGTCAATAAAGCAGCAAgacttttatttaaataatgaatCATTTTCAAGCATACCAAGACggacaaaaaaaaagtaagttttaCAAGACACTCAGCTTGAGTATGCAGAAACCTATACAACTGAAAAACATTAGCGGTCAGAATTACATTTTAGGGATCGCAGTATAAATAGTATAAAAGGGTGTCTAATATAATTGTGCATGTTACTCTTGTGCCCCGCTTGTTTCGCATGGGAAAAactggaggaatgcctttggggtacctcttgcCTGCTTGTGTTatatctatgcactacaaaaaaaaaaaaaaaaaagggtgtctAATCGTGCTACAGAGAATTTTTAAAGCGGTCTATGCTAAAAGCTTTTCATTTACATTGTTAGATTTTACTGTTTTCCGTTTGTTTTATAATTGACCATTCACAACTCTGTCATCTAAATAACTACTGGCTGTATTTTCTGCAGAGGTTCTGTAAATTGGCATTAATACTATGTCTCGTAAAGGATGTATTTCACATGCTAATATTTTGATTACAccttcactaaaaaaaaaaaaagctgcattaCCCTGTTCCATAAAGGTTAATAATGTTGCAGTAGTCTATATTTCATACGCCTTCAGTGACCAGGGTTGCAATTCATTAAAATTCGGTTGAATCCCAAATTTCACATAACTGAGCTTTAGGATATTTACTTCTTAAAAGATCACTGTGAGCATCAAACCTACACCCCAGAGTGTAGTCACTCCTATAGAGACCTTCCTTAGCTCTCCCTGGCTGAGAATGTTGGCTGATTTTTCTTGGTCAAAGAGCTACATTTTGCATTGCCAGGTTTAACTTATTGCATAGGCCTTCTGGCTCTCATGGAGAGGTGACAGGCAGcctgtggaccccaggtaagttgtcaaaccactaGCAAAAAGGGGAGACATGGTGCTTCTGGCGCCATAACCACTATGGTTCGCAGTAGTGGTTTGGTGtttggaatgtttctttaaagCAGCTTTGTCATTCCCCCATAAACAGAGTATGTTAAAAACATTTACTGGGTAATTTacgaatgtgagaattcaaactgaatttaaaattttagaccaaaataaccaAATCAAGGCAAAGCGGACTTAGTTTCATTATTGTGGCCTAAaatttggaattctcactttagtaaagagCCCTAAAAAGTTTCATTAAAAAGCAACATAGTGGGTGTTGAAGATGCAGCTACTGCTGTCAAGAGGAAAAGCGTTGTGCTCTTGCAGGATCCTCTGTAACCATCAATGTTGTACTCTTACACATGTACGATAGTACAACACTGATgacctcttgtctgcagcctttgcaagctcttccCTTCTTCCCAAAAACAGATTTACATGGCTGTCTAATCACagccttcccaatgcagctcaaggagtagtctttgcaaggcagctgctctgggTAAATGCCTGTCTCTTCTGTTTAGCTCCAGTGAGCTaaataaccaggaagtaacagaaccgatTATCTTATTGACAGACAAGGAGGGTGTGACAAGTTTACTTTagaaatgtgccaatttctattgaaatctgcacttctttgtaaaataaaaaaaagaggacacactcttcacacaaagcatTTCTACAAGCAAAATTGTGTTCCTTTATGGACCAAAGCAATGTTGGCATATTTGCTATGTATGTGATAAACCACAATTTCCACCTCTCATTTATGGGGCTAACACAGTATTAtatactagggatcgaccgattatcggttttgccGATATCGGCAGATATTCAGATTTTTTGTTTCGGCCGATAATCACCGGCAATACGATAATGAATGAGTGG belongs to Pelobates fuscus isolate aPelFus1 chromosome 7, aPelFus1.pri, whole genome shotgun sequence and includes:
- the CCDC71 gene encoding coiled-coil domain-containing protein 71, with product MNVEESHMEEKAVHSWSRISSAGKRALEEALRVFNPMSKDLTDTETQLVTFLQGLREEGYQPTILSSKDVYGYSSTTADTPPQSATCTPKITSTVSISSKSQSKNSSSKVSNTAAALSVSHSTVPNRHSAKGSTNLLLRSLKQSGAEKSKAVDLPHNVYPGVYPAMRLSVVLETLVPLDAKLKQHHMLVSSTKQTSKGKNTRGAEEHVDAKTYQFIIKKMPTLENHIKPLNGTILKGSNGRILKENNACNASDILNGRVLEHPSQNYNGIIQARSNLKTQKGIVGKIQNKYGQKQETDPSKKRKQVGGISEAPPEKKMRCLIPLNARSALDKDRYDLLKSTVIKFNKSLSDDEVRRQAQNILQLNLSPVIRIQPLSFSVL